A window from Urocitellus parryii isolate mUroPar1 chromosome 1, mUroPar1.hap1, whole genome shotgun sequence encodes these proteins:
- the Tspan17 gene encoding tetraspanin-17, with translation MPGKHQHFQEPEVGCCGKYFLFGFNIVFWVLGALFLAIGLWAWGEKGVLSNISALTDLGGLDPVWLFVVVGGVMSVLGFAGCIGALRENTFLLKFFSVFLGLIFFLELATGILAFVFKDWIRDQLNLFINNNVKAYRDDIDLQNLIDFAQEYWSCCGARGPNDWNLNIYFNCTDLNPSRERCGVPFSCCVRDPAEDVLNTQCGYDVRLKLELEQQGSIHTKGCVGQFEKWLQDNLIIVAGVFVGIALLQIFGICLAQNLVSDIKAVKANWIKHDDGYKLLR, from the exons ATGCCCGGCAAGCACCAGCACTTCCAGGAACCCGAGGTCGGCTGCTGCGGGAAATACTTCCTGTTTGGCTTCAACATTGTCTTTTGG GTGCTGGGAGCCCTGTTCCTGGCCATTGGcctctgggcctggggtgagAAG GGAGTTCTCTCCAATATCTCAGCGCTGACAGATCTGGGAGGTCTCGACCCAGTATGGCTGTTTGTGGTGGTTGGAGGTGTCATGTCTGTGCTGGGTTTTGCAGGCTGCATTGGAGCCCTCAGGGAGAACACCTTCCTGCTCAAGTTT TTCTCTGTGTTCCTCGGCCTCATCTTCTTCCTGGAGCTGGCAACAGGGATCCTAGCCTTTGTCTTCAAGGACTGGATTCGAGACCAGCTCAACCTCTTCATCAACAACAACGTCAAGGCCTACCGGGATGACATTGACCTCCAGAACCTCATTGACTTTGCTCAGGAATAT TGGTCTTGCTGCGGAGCCCGAGGGCCCAACGACTGGAACCTCAATATATATTTCAACTGCACTGACTTGAACCCAAGCCGGGAGCGCTGCGGGGTCCCCTTCTCCTGCTGCGTCAGGGACCCTGCG GAGGATGTCCTCAACACTCAGTGTGGCTACGATGTCCGGCTCAAACTG GAGCTGGAGCAGCAGGGCTCCATCCACACCAAAGGCTGTGTGGGCCAGTTTGAGAAGTGGCTGCAGGACAACCTGATCATTGTGGCTGGCGTCTTTGTGGGCATCGCCCTCCTCCAG ATCTTTGGCATCTGCCTCGCCCAGAACCTCGTGAGTGACATCAAAGCAGTGAAGGCTAACTG GATCAAACATGATGATGGCTACAAACTACTCAGATAA
- the Eif4e1b gene encoding eukaryotic translation initiation factor 4E type 1B: protein MAASSSASEAEGGLQTLEKKKEEEEEEEEAAVAACFGDVAPNFPGTGTLLSLRTKAQDKGPVENKLELHPLQNRWALWFFKNDRSRAWQDNLHMVTKVDTVEDFWAMYSHIKLASKLSSGCDYAMFKDGIKPMWEDSRNKRGGRWLVSLSKQQRHIDLDRLWLETLLCLIGESFEEHSTEVCGAVINIRTKGDKIAMWTREAENEASVLHIGHVYKERLGLSMKTIIGYQAHVDAATKSNSLAKNKFMV, encoded by the exons ATGGCTGCCTCCAGCTCT GCAAGTGAAGCCGAGGGTGGACTCCAAACcttggagaagaagaaagaggaggaggaggaggaagaggag GCAGCTGTGGCGGCGTGCTTTGGAGACGTCGCTCCAAACTTTCCTGGGACTGGGACTTTGCTGTCTCTGAGGACAAAAGCTCAGGACAAGGGGCCCGTGGAGAACAAACTAGAGTTGCACCCCCTGCAGAACAG GTGGGCTCTATGGTTCTTCAAGAATGACCGTAGCAGGGCTTGGCAAGATAATCTGCATATGGTCACCAAGGTTGACACCGTGGAGGATTTCTGGGC GATGTACAGTCATATCAAGCTGGCTAGTAAGCTCTCTTCTGGCTGTGACTACGCAATGTTCAAG GATGGTATCAAGCCCATGTGGGAAGACAGCAGGAATAAGCGGGGTGGCCGCTGGCTGGTCAGTCTCTCCAAGCAGCAGCGCCACATTGATCTGGATCGTCTGTGGCTGGAGACA TTGCTGTGTCTGATTGGGGAGAGCTTTGAGGAACACAGCACCGAGGTGTGTGGGGCTGTCATCAACATCCGTACCAAGGGTGACAAGATTGCTATGTGGACGAGGGAGGCTGAGAACGAGGCCAGCGTCTTGCACATTGG GCATGTATACAAAGAGCGCTTGGGTCTTTCCATGAAGACCATCATTGGGTACCAGGCCCATGTAGACGCGGCCACCAAGAGCAACTCCCTTGCCAAGAACAAGTTTATGGTGTGA